In a genomic window of Streptomyces pristinaespiralis:
- a CDS encoding HAMP domain-containing protein, whose translation MDASSSTPEPRRGRPPAELSEEGLTKLLAGLTAVRDGDLSVRLPYDFGLLGEIAAIYNGMVDQLSLVTSEVTRVAREVGGQGLLGGQAREPQVKGVWWELTSGVNTMADNLTSQVRSIAQVATAVARGDLTQKIKVDARGEILELKETINTMVDRLSSFAEEVSRVAREVGTDGNLGGQATVRGVSGTWKDLTDNVNSMANNLTNQVRNIAQVTTAVARGDLTRRIDVDARGEILELKTTINTMVDQLSSFAAEVTRVAREVGSEGRLGGQAEVEGVSGTWKRLTENVNELAGNLTRQVRAIAEVTSAVAEGDLTRSITVDAPGEVGDLKDNINAMVESLRATIRANEEQDWLKTNLARISGLMQGTRSLTTLAELIMDEVPPLVRAQYGGFFLAQEGEEGTDLVMTAAYGAPDGRADRGSRIPLGRSLVGQAARSRRTIEVDDLPPGYATVFSGTGRTDPSHLVVLPVVLEDQLLGVVELAAVQPLTVVHRDFLDQFIESVGVNVSSLIANTRTDELLDRSQRLTAELSNRSRELQARQEELQRSNAELKEKAALLADRNRDIERKNLEIEQARQELEARAQQLSRTSMYKSEFLANMSHELRTPLNSLLILAQLLAQNLEGNLTEKQVDYAEVIHSAGSDLLQLINDILDLSKVEAGKMPVHPAAFPLSGLMEHVEATFRPVATERELAFEAVTEPDAPQWLTTDESRLRQVLRNLLSNALKFTDQGRVELRVAVAGEEEVPSSLRDSGPVVAFRVVDTGIGIPADRLESMFGAFQQGDGTTSRHYGGTGLGLSISREVARLLGGTIEAQSTLGRGSCFTLYLPVHRRGSTQAEPGEANGGPGGAGTRPAAPVRDRTVLVVDDDTRNVFALTELLEHEGVHVITADNGRTGIELVRTRHDIGLVVMDVMMAGTDGYSAMQAIRKLPHAADVPIIVVTAKAMAGDRAEALAAGADDYVSKPVDTDRLVAKIRLWLEQGR comes from the coding sequence ATGGACGCGTCCAGCAGTACGCCCGAGCCCCGGCGGGGCCGGCCTCCCGCGGAGCTGAGCGAGGAGGGTCTCACCAAGCTGCTGGCCGGGCTCACCGCCGTGCGCGACGGGGACCTCTCCGTCCGGTTGCCCTACGACTTCGGCCTGCTCGGCGAGATCGCCGCGATCTACAACGGGATGGTGGACCAGCTCTCCCTCGTCACCTCCGAGGTCACGAGGGTCGCCCGGGAGGTCGGCGGACAGGGCCTGCTCGGCGGCCAGGCCCGGGAGCCGCAGGTCAAGGGCGTGTGGTGGGAGCTCACCTCCGGCGTCAACACCATGGCGGACAACCTCACCTCGCAGGTCCGCTCCATCGCGCAGGTCGCCACCGCCGTGGCCCGCGGCGACCTCACTCAGAAGATCAAGGTCGACGCGCGGGGCGAGATCCTGGAGCTCAAGGAGACCATCAACACGATGGTCGACCGGCTCTCCTCGTTCGCGGAAGAGGTGTCCAGGGTGGCCCGCGAGGTCGGGACCGACGGGAACCTCGGCGGCCAGGCCACCGTTCGCGGAGTCTCCGGCACCTGGAAGGACCTCACCGACAACGTCAACTCGATGGCGAACAACCTCACCAACCAGGTCCGCAACATCGCCCAGGTCACCACCGCGGTCGCCCGCGGCGACCTGACCAGAAGGATCGACGTCGACGCGCGGGGCGAGATCCTCGAGCTGAAGACCACCATCAACACGATGGTCGACCAGCTCTCCTCGTTCGCGGCCGAGGTCACCAGGGTGGCCCGCGAGGTCGGCAGCGAAGGGCGACTGGGCGGGCAGGCCGAGGTCGAGGGCGTCTCCGGCACCTGGAAGCGGCTCACCGAGAACGTCAACGAACTCGCCGGGAACCTGACCCGCCAGGTGCGCGCCATCGCCGAGGTGACCAGCGCGGTCGCCGAGGGGGACCTCACCCGTTCCATCACCGTCGACGCGCCCGGCGAGGTCGGCGACCTCAAGGACAACATCAACGCCATGGTCGAGTCGCTGCGGGCGACGATCCGGGCCAACGAGGAACAGGACTGGCTCAAGACCAACCTCGCCCGGATCTCCGGCCTCATGCAGGGCACCAGGAGCCTGACCACGCTGGCCGAGCTGATCATGGACGAGGTGCCGCCCCTGGTCCGCGCCCAGTACGGCGGATTCTTCCTCGCGCAGGAGGGCGAAGAGGGGACCGACCTCGTCATGACCGCCGCGTACGGGGCCCCGGACGGCCGGGCCGACCGGGGCAGCCGTATCCCGCTCGGCCGGTCGCTGGTGGGACAGGCCGCCCGCAGCAGGCGCACGATCGAGGTCGACGACCTGCCGCCGGGCTACGCGACCGTCTTCTCCGGCACCGGCCGGACCGACCCGAGCCACCTCGTCGTGCTGCCCGTCGTCCTCGAGGACCAGCTGCTGGGCGTCGTCGAACTCGCCGCCGTGCAGCCCCTGACGGTCGTCCACCGGGACTTCCTCGACCAGTTCATCGAGTCGGTCGGCGTCAACGTCAGCTCGCTGATCGCCAACACCCGGACCGACGAACTGCTCGACAGGTCCCAGCGGCTGACCGCGGAACTCAGCAACCGCTCCCGGGAACTGCAGGCACGCCAGGAGGAGTTGCAGCGCTCCAACGCCGAACTCAAGGAGAAGGCGGCCCTGCTCGCCGACCGCAACCGCGACATCGAACGCAAGAACCTGGAGATCGAACAGGCCCGCCAGGAGCTTGAGGCCCGCGCCCAGCAGCTGTCCCGGACCTCGATGTACAAGTCCGAGTTCCTGGCCAACATGAGCCACGAGCTGCGCACACCGCTCAACAGCCTGCTGATCCTCGCGCAGTTGCTCGCACAGAACCTCGAGGGAAACCTCACCGAGAAGCAGGTGGACTACGCCGAGGTCATCCACTCCGCGGGCTCCGACCTGCTCCAGCTGATCAACGACATCCTCGACCTGTCCAAGGTCGAGGCCGGCAAGATGCCCGTCCACCCCGCGGCCTTCCCGCTCAGCGGACTCATGGAGCACGTCGAGGCCACGTTCCGGCCCGTGGCGACCGAACGTGAACTCGCCTTCGAGGCCGTGACGGAGCCGGACGCGCCGCAGTGGCTGACCACCGACGAGTCGAGGCTCCGCCAGGTGCTGCGCAACCTGCTGTCGAACGCGCTGAAGTTCACCGACCAGGGGAGGGTCGAACTGCGGGTCGCCGTCGCGGGCGAGGAAGAGGTGCCCTCCTCGCTGCGTGACTCCGGGCCCGTCGTCGCCTTCCGCGTCGTCGACACCGGCATCGGCATCCCGGCCGACCGGCTGGAGAGCATGTTCGGCGCCTTCCAGCAGGGCGACGGAACCACCTCCCGCCACTACGGCGGCACCGGTCTCGGGCTGTCGATCAGCCGGGAGGTCGCCCGGCTGCTCGGCGGCACCATCGAGGCGCAGAGCACCCTCGGACGCGGCAGCTGCTTCACTCTGTACCTCCCGGTCCACCGCCGCGGTTCCACCCAGGCGGAGCCGGGCGAGGCGAACGGCGGACCGGGCGGCGCCGGCACCCGGCCGGCCGCGCCGGTGAGGGACCGTACGGTCCTGGTCGTCGACGACGACACGCGCAACGTCTTCGCGCTCACCGAACTCCTCGAGCACGAAGGCGTGCACGTCATCACGGCGGACAACGGCAGGACCGGCATCGAGCTGGTGCGGACCCGGCACGACATCGGTCTTGTCGTGATGGACGTGATGATGGCGGGGACCGACGGCTACTCCGCGATGCAGGCGATCAGGAAACTGCCGCACGCCGCCGACGTGCCCATCATCGTCGTCACCGCGAAGGCGATGGCGGGCGACCGGGCGGAGGCGCTGGCCGCGGGAGCGGACGACTACGTGTCCAAGCCGGTCGACACCGACCGGCTCGTGGCGAAGATCCGGCTCTGGCTGGAACAGGGCCGCTGA
- a CDS encoding SpoIIE family protein phosphatase has product MVLPAEGPAGGGRREEAAFVHRLGEENAALREELSRRHLTDLATGILAAQLRVAPSEAGEHLARLAESASLSREDIAADIVNGVAGTIAVTAPGSTAAGPDGAPGDGVPPQEEARRLRRVVTAAEAAATVSRGADTLLEGGLRPLGAEALWLWRLTASGCLRLAGHAGVSALEASQWQWIPPAAPAPVRAAFTDGAPVWLPTGLPPGEMLPGPSEEAARALFPLRLRGRTVGLALAVWPAAADLTGSLRGALTGLVEVAARVLAAEEVTPSEQPVLDDLLDALAHPAMILCREPGTGALLVEHVNGPAGDALGGSHRAVGRPVEAAFPLLHVDLEAMSRRARHASTPQRAARLPAEHRLDAPAPLVDVRVLPAGDDRTVVLWHTRSDHRTAGGRAVGRLQGLALFEDDFGSGRSTWTEQTYAIFGMPFGSAPVPLTELEPRVHPDDSAGLRELLSDLVERRKGAAAVVRVVRRDGGLRHVRIAAEPLLDGADLCGITGVYQDISAEYHTEVALTATFDQLTAVRAQATLRHRLVLQLQQAIVPEMPSLTKLPGLSVAARYRPAAQEYRVGGDWYDILPLPDGKVLMAVGDIAGHGIDAATGMIALRNALRGLAFTGRSPARLMAWLNDVTLHTAGHPTATALCALYDPGDRTLRWASAGHLPILLLRHGTARLLEPPRDILLGATHAPVYQEATTQLRRGDTLLLFTDGLIERRHDGLDEGLAALRRTAEKLTARQVDEQVDQLLRDATGDTDDDTSLIAVRVG; this is encoded by the coding sequence GTGGTCCTGCCTGCCGAAGGACCCGCGGGCGGCGGGCGGCGCGAGGAGGCGGCGTTCGTCCACCGCCTCGGCGAGGAGAACGCCGCGCTCCGCGAGGAACTGTCCCGGCGTCACCTGACCGACCTGGCCACCGGGATCCTCGCCGCCCAGTTGCGGGTGGCCCCGTCGGAGGCCGGCGAACATCTCGCCCGTCTCGCCGAGTCGGCCTCGCTGAGCCGCGAGGACATCGCCGCGGACATCGTGAACGGCGTCGCCGGAACCATCGCCGTCACAGCGCCCGGGTCGACGGCTGCCGGGCCCGACGGCGCCCCGGGCGACGGCGTCCCGCCGCAGGAAGAGGCGCGCCGGCTGCGCCGGGTGGTCACGGCCGCCGAGGCCGCCGCCACCGTGTCCAGGGGCGCGGACACGTTGCTGGAGGGCGGGCTGCGGCCGCTCGGTGCGGAGGCGCTGTGGCTGTGGCGGCTGACCGCGTCCGGATGCCTCCGGCTCGCGGGTCACGCGGGGGTGAGCGCCCTCGAGGCCTCGCAGTGGCAGTGGATCCCCCCGGCCGCTCCCGCACCGGTCCGTGCCGCCTTCACCGACGGAGCGCCCGTGTGGCTGCCGACGGGCCTGCCCCCGGGCGAGATGCTGCCCGGCCCCTCTGAGGAAGCGGCCCGCGCGCTGTTCCCGCTCCGGTTGCGCGGCAGGACCGTCGGCCTGGCGCTCGCCGTCTGGCCCGCCGCCGCCGATCTGACCGGCTCACTGCGCGGCGCGCTCACGGGCCTGGTCGAGGTCGCGGCGCGGGTGCTGGCGGCCGAGGAGGTGACGCCGTCCGAGCAGCCCGTCCTGGACGACCTGCTGGACGCGCTGGCCCATCCGGCGATGATCCTGTGCCGTGAGCCGGGGACCGGTGCCCTGCTCGTCGAGCATGTGAACGGTCCGGCCGGTGACGCGCTGGGCGGCTCCCACCGTGCGGTGGGCCGGCCCGTGGAGGCCGCGTTCCCGCTGCTCCACGTCGATCTCGAGGCCATGTCACGGCGGGCCCGGCACGCGAGCACCCCGCAGCGGGCCGCGCGGCTGCCCGCCGAGCACAGGCTCGACGCGCCCGCGCCGCTGGTGGACGTACGGGTGCTGCCGGCGGGCGACGACCGCACCGTCGTGCTGTGGCACACCCGGAGCGACCACCGCACGGCCGGCGGACGGGCCGTCGGCCGGCTCCAGGGCCTGGCGCTCTTCGAGGACGACTTCGGCTCCGGCCGGTCGACCTGGACGGAGCAGACGTACGCGATCTTCGGTATGCCTTTCGGCTCGGCGCCGGTCCCGCTGACCGAGCTGGAGCCGCGTGTGCACCCGGACGATTCGGCCGGCCTGCGCGAACTGCTCTCCGACCTGGTCGAGCGGCGCAAGGGCGCGGCGGCCGTCGTCCGCGTGGTGCGCCGCGACGGCGGGCTGCGCCATGTGCGGATCGCCGCCGAGCCGTTGCTGGACGGGGCGGACCTGTGCGGGATCACCGGCGTCTACCAGGACATCTCGGCCGAGTACCACACGGAGGTCGCGCTGACGGCGACGTTCGACCAGCTCACGGCCGTGCGGGCGCAGGCGACGCTGCGCCACCGGCTGGTGCTCCAGCTCCAGCAGGCGATCGTCCCCGAGATGCCGTCGCTGACGAAACTGCCGGGGCTGAGCGTGGCGGCCCGCTACCGTCCGGCGGCGCAGGAGTACCGCGTCGGCGGCGACTGGTACGACATCCTGCCGCTGCCCGACGGAAAGGTGCTGATGGCGGTCGGCGACATCGCGGGCCACGGCATCGACGCGGCCACCGGCATGATCGCCCTGCGCAACGCGCTGCGCGGCCTGGCGTTCACCGGCCGCTCCCCCGCCCGGCTGATGGCCTGGCTGAACGACGTCACCCTGCACACCGCCGGGCACCCCACGGCCACGGCGCTGTGCGCGCTGTACGACCCGGGCGACCGGACGCTGCGCTGGGCGAGCGCCGGCCACCTGCCGATCCTGCTGCTGCGTCACGGCACGGCCCGGCTGCTGGAGCCCCCGCGGGACATCCTGCTCGGCGCGACGCACGCCCCCGTCTACCAGGAGGCGACGACGCAGCTGCGCCGGGGGGACACCCTGCTGCTCTTCACCGACGGATTGATCGAGCGCCGCCACGACGGCCTCGACGAGGGCTTGGCCGCGCTGCGTCGCACGGCCGAGAAGCTCACGGCACGTCAGGTCGACGAGCAGGTGGACCAATTGCTGCGGGACGCGACCGGGGACACGGACGACGACACCAGTCTGATCGCGGTGCGCGTCGGCTGA
- a CDS encoding SGNH/GDSL hydrolase family protein, producing MTTRVACLGDSLTRAQFSVDYLELLGRRHPPGDVRLARFGVNGDFAYNLLQRLDAVVANPPDVITVLIGTNDARASLAGYPVEQAMKRKQLPDRPSAGWFQQCLGAVVARLRAETDATIGLLSLPVLGQQLDGAATQASQAYSRMIAEVAATNEVAYLPLHERQIEELRQADPPPISYREVTPAAVVGVLVQHAVLRRSLDTISRRRGLVLTTDHIHQNSRGATLVAEVIDAGLLTQSA from the coding sequence GTGACGACACGCGTCGCGTGCCTCGGCGACAGCCTCACCCGCGCGCAGTTCAGCGTCGACTACCTGGAACTTCTCGGACGACGCCACCCTCCCGGCGACGTGCGACTCGCCCGTTTCGGCGTCAACGGCGACTTCGCCTACAACCTCTTGCAGCGCCTCGACGCCGTCGTCGCGAACCCACCCGATGTGATCACCGTGCTGATCGGGACCAACGACGCCCGGGCGAGCCTTGCCGGCTACCCAGTCGAGCAGGCCATGAAGCGCAAACAGCTCCCCGATCGCCCGTCGGCCGGCTGGTTCCAACAGTGCCTGGGAGCCGTCGTCGCACGGCTGCGAGCGGAGACCGACGCGACGATCGGTCTGCTGTCGCTACCGGTACTCGGCCAACAACTCGACGGAGCAGCGACACAGGCATCGCAGGCGTACAGCCGGATGATCGCCGAGGTCGCCGCCACCAACGAGGTGGCCTATCTTCCGCTCCACGAACGCCAGATCGAGGAACTGCGCCAAGCGGACCCGCCGCCGATTTCATACCGGGAGGTGACGCCCGCAGCGGTCGTCGGCGTCCTCGTCCAGCACGCAGTGCTGCGCCGCAGCCTCGACACGATCTCGCGGCGGCGAGGTCTCGTGCTCACGACCGACCACATCCACCAGAACAGCCGCGGCGCCACCCTTGTCGCCGAGGTCATCGACGCCGGTCTGCTGACCCAGAGCGCGTAG
- a CDS encoding cupin domain-containing protein produces MRLVNHERNAMDLRTTPVHLGLGSRAKPVEGFAWDPEVLQAYSAAVAADGAEGRMVMIFDGDGPGDHWEQHPAGDELVVCLSGSVTVTRDVDGVRDRVLLGPCEATINPAGVWHVVDMEGPSSILSVTAGLGTDHRPRTEPRPTDRADTPSPEEAP; encoded by the coding sequence ATGAGACTCGTCAACCACGAACGCAATGCCATGGATCTGCGGACCACCCCCGTGCACCTCGGACTGGGATCGAGAGCGAAACCCGTCGAGGGCTTCGCCTGGGACCCGGAGGTGCTCCAGGCCTACAGCGCCGCGGTCGCGGCAGACGGCGCCGAGGGCCGGATGGTGATGATCTTCGACGGCGACGGGCCCGGCGACCACTGGGAGCAGCACCCTGCGGGCGACGAACTGGTCGTCTGCCTCAGCGGGTCGGTGACGGTCACCCGTGACGTGGACGGGGTGCGCGACCGCGTGCTGCTCGGGCCGTGCGAGGCCACCATCAACCCGGCCGGGGTGTGGCACGTGGTCGACATGGAGGGGCCGTCGTCCATCCTGTCCGTCACCGCGGGTCTCGGCACCGACCACCGCCCTCGGACCGAACCCCGTCCGACCGATCGCGCCGACACGCCCAGCCCGGAGGAAGCGCCGTGA
- a CDS encoding helix-turn-helix domain-containing protein, producing MEDHTATGIGARPAPVLREYVDSYVGFDLRGLPTGVHCGPPSRALTAVISLSDPLEVAAGVDDGSPVTRFGSVAGGLMCRSVAIHHDGRQQGVQISLTPLGARAIYGMPAAELAHRLVPLDELLGALAVELVDRLRSATTWAARFTALDELLLRAVGRGACGDHVRWVRPEVAEAWRRLVAARGCVQVGAVAAELGWSRRYLTERFRGEMGLSPKTVARVLRFEHAHELAAARDPLPWGDVATVSGYADQAHLVRDWREFTGRSPTAWRRGEVLLGAG from the coding sequence ATGGAGGACCACACGGCCACCGGGATCGGTGCACGTCCGGCGCCGGTCTTGCGGGAGTACGTCGACTCGTATGTCGGCTTCGATCTCCGCGGGCTCCCGACGGGGGTGCACTGCGGCCCGCCGAGCCGCGCGCTCACTGCGGTGATCAGCCTGTCAGATCCTTTGGAGGTGGCGGCGGGCGTTGACGACGGGTCACCGGTCACCCGATTCGGCAGCGTGGCCGGCGGTCTGATGTGCCGGTCCGTCGCGATTCACCACGACGGACGCCAGCAAGGTGTCCAGATATCGCTGACACCGCTCGGGGCCCGGGCCATCTACGGCATGCCCGCCGCCGAGCTCGCCCACCGGCTGGTCCCGCTCGACGAGCTTCTCGGAGCCCTTGCCGTCGAGCTGGTGGACCGGCTCCGATCGGCGACAACATGGGCGGCACGGTTCACCGCGCTGGACGAATTGCTCCTCCGAGCTGTCGGCCGTGGCGCCTGCGGCGACCATGTGCGCTGGGTGCGCCCCGAGGTGGCCGAGGCATGGCGCCGCCTCGTCGCCGCGCGGGGTTGCGTCCAGGTTGGTGCGGTCGCCGCGGAACTCGGCTGGAGCCGTCGGTACCTCACCGAGCGATTTCGCGGTGAGATGGGCCTGTCGCCGAAGACCGTCGCCCGAGTCCTGCGCTTCGAGCACGCGCACGAACTGGCGGCTGCGCGGGACCCGCTCCCGTGGGGCGATGTGGCAACCGTCTCCGGCTATGCCGACCAGGCCCATCTCGTTCGGGACTGGCGCGAGTTCACGGGCCGATCGCCGACGGCCTGGCGTCGCGGCGAAGTCCTCCTCGGAGCCGGGTAG
- a CDS encoding HhH-GDP family DNA glycosylase: MSTRGGGGDKQQRAVLHTLLEDHGRTYAEEAGITLRDTPQPLYRLLVLAHLLSARIRASVAVAAARELSDAGMRSPEAMKKASWQERVDALGRGGYRRYDERTATQLGDGAELLTERYGGDLRRMRKQADGDVDELRRLLREVPGIGPAGADIFLREVQAVWPEAGPLLDEKALQGARRLGVADDPGTLLGLAGDADAAHLAAGLVRAALDKELAGSVKEHAAA; encoded by the coding sequence ATGAGCACCCGAGGGGGCGGCGGGGACAAGCAGCAGCGCGCCGTGCTGCACACACTCCTCGAGGACCACGGGCGCACGTACGCGGAGGAGGCGGGGATCACGCTGCGGGACACGCCGCAGCCGCTGTACCGGCTGCTGGTGCTCGCCCATCTGCTGAGCGCCCGCATCAGGGCCTCGGTGGCCGTCGCGGCAGCCCGGGAGCTGAGCGACGCGGGTATGCGCAGCCCGGAGGCGATGAAGAAGGCGTCGTGGCAGGAGCGGGTCGACGCCCTGGGCCGTGGGGGCTACCGGCGTTACGACGAGCGCACGGCGACGCAGTTGGGCGACGGCGCGGAGCTGCTGACCGAGCGGTACGGCGGCGATCTGCGGCGGATGCGGAAGCAGGCCGACGGCGACGTCGACGAGCTGCGCCGTCTTCTGCGGGAGGTCCCCGGCATCGGTCCGGCGGGCGCGGACATCTTCCTGCGGGAGGTGCAGGCCGTGTGGCCGGAGGCCGGGCCGCTGCTGGACGAGAAGGCCCTGCAGGGCGCCCGCCGCCTGGGGGTCGCCGACGACCCGGGGACGCTGCTGGGACTGGCGGGCGACGCCGACGCGGCGCACCTCGCGGCGGGCCTGGTGCGGGCCGCGCTCGACAAGGAACTCGCCGGCTCGGTGAAGGAACACGCGGCGGCCTGA
- a CDS encoding baeRF2 domain-containing protein — MQLSFLTPLYERPGPWASVHLDTQWENESTARRRELQARDVCESLARQGADDATWRAVHDALMSRPGPTHGPGRAVFATAGQVVLDPPLATSPPVSADVRWSALPHVAPLLDLGAREPVCLVAYIDRLGADLEVRTPIAARPAGHAEGWDWPVHQTGRDDWSEWHFQRSIENTWEHNAGEIAAAIADCEQQVKADLIVLAGGARERRAVHDKLPPRLRPIAVETEHGGRAEGAATRLLDEDIESALHEFALRTTDKELDRFRAAHDSVAQTVPDLVEAAREHRIAELFVRPDGADTQRQVWVGSEPDQVAVRRTESQYLGETRPSAARADDALLRSAVVTGAEVQSVPADGHHDVPVGGLGALLRWPYGEGQRR, encoded by the coding sequence ATGCAGCTGTCGTTTCTCACCCCTCTCTACGAGCGTCCAGGTCCATGGGCCAGCGTTCATCTCGACACCCAATGGGAGAACGAGTCGACCGCGAGGCGGCGTGAGCTGCAGGCCCGCGATGTGTGCGAGTCCCTCGCACGGCAGGGGGCCGACGACGCGACCTGGCGCGCCGTCCACGACGCCCTGATGTCACGGCCGGGGCCGACGCACGGTCCGGGGCGCGCCGTCTTCGCGACCGCCGGTCAGGTGGTCCTCGACCCGCCGCTCGCCACGTCCCCGCCCGTCTCCGCGGACGTCCGGTGGTCCGCCCTGCCGCACGTCGCGCCGCTGCTCGACCTCGGTGCCCGGGAACCGGTGTGCCTGGTCGCGTACATCGACCGGCTCGGTGCGGACCTGGAAGTGCGCACCCCGATCGCCGCCCGCCCCGCCGGGCACGCCGAGGGCTGGGACTGGCCGGTGCACCAAACAGGACGTGACGACTGGTCGGAGTGGCACTTCCAGCGGAGCATCGAGAACACCTGGGAGCACAACGCCGGCGAGATCGCGGCCGCGATCGCCGACTGCGAGCAGCAGGTGAAGGCCGACCTGATCGTGCTGGCCGGCGGTGCCCGTGAGCGCCGGGCGGTCCACGACAAGCTGCCCCCGCGGCTGCGGCCGATCGCCGTGGAGACCGAGCACGGCGGCCGGGCGGAGGGCGCGGCCACGCGCCTGCTGGACGAGGACATCGAGAGCGCGCTGCACGAGTTCGCCCTGCGGACCACCGACAAGGAGCTGGACCGGTTCCGCGCCGCCCACGACTCGGTCGCCCAGACCGTGCCCGATCTGGTGGAGGCCGCCCGCGAGCACCGGATCGCCGAGCTGTTCGTGAGGCCGGACGGTGCCGACACGCAGCGCCAGGTCTGGGTCGGCAGCGAGCCCGACCAGGTGGCCGTGCGCCGCACGGAGTCGCAGTACCTGGGTGAGACCCGGCCCTCCGCGGCGCGCGCAGACGACGCGCTGCTGCGCTCCGCGGTGGTGACCGGCGCGGAGGTGCAGAGCGTCCCCGCGGACGGCCACCACGACGTGCCGGTGGGCGGCCTGGGCGCCCTGCTGCGCTGGCCGTACGGGGAGGGACAGCGGCGATGA
- a CDS encoding DUF6158 family protein: MNESEHRHRGVDPADLSEQDLLRELETIHRSRHDTLLYGSAAALEAHNVRMADLEAEYLRRHPDREVAAGRTRSGARDRSQ, encoded by the coding sequence GTGAACGAGAGCGAGCACCGGCACAGGGGCGTCGACCCGGCGGACCTCAGCGAACAGGATCTGCTGCGGGAACTGGAGACCATCCACCGCAGCCGCCACGACACACTCCTCTACGGTTCGGCCGCCGCCCTGGAAGCGCACAACGTGCGGATGGCGGACCTGGAGGCCGAGTACCTGCGGCGCCACCCCGACCGGGAGGTGGCGGCGGGCCGTACCCGTTCCGGGGCCCGGGACAGGTCCCAGTGA
- a CDS encoding type 1 glutamine amidotransferase domain-containing protein produces the protein MQIAFLTAHEGVEQVELVKPWQAVSGSGGEPRLVSTRPGRVQAFDHLDKADTFPVDQVVAGASVDDFGALVLPGGVANPDALRMDADAVAFVKAFFDAGKPVAAICHAPWTLIEADVVRGRTLTSWPSLRTDVRNAGGEWVDEQVRVCEAAPSTLITSRKPDDLDAFCEAFTAEFAKASGVGASR, from the coding sequence GCCCATGAAGGAGTGGAGCAGGTCGAACTCGTCAAGCCCTGGCAGGCGGTGTCCGGCTCCGGCGGCGAACCGCGGCTCGTATCGACGCGTCCGGGCCGGGTGCAGGCGTTCGACCACCTGGACAAGGCCGACACCTTCCCTGTCGACCAGGTGGTCGCGGGCGCGTCGGTCGACGACTTCGGCGCACTCGTGCTGCCCGGCGGTGTGGCCAATCCCGACGCACTGCGCATGGACGCCGACGCCGTGGCGTTCGTCAAGGCGTTCTTCGACGCGGGCAAGCCCGTGGCGGCGATCTGCCATGCGCCGTGGACGCTGATCGAGGCGGACGTGGTGCGCGGCCGCACCCTCACCTCGTGGCCCAGCCTGCGTACCGACGTCCGCAACGCGGGCGGGGAATGGGTGGACGAGCAGGTGCGCGTCTGTGAGGCGGCGCCGAGCACGCTGATCACCAGCCGCAAGCCGGATGACCTCGATGCGTTCTGCGAGGCGTTCACCGCCGAATTCGCGAAGGCTTCCGGCGTCGGCGCGAGCCGCTGA